The region AAGACCTGATCAGCGTTTACTTTACGGTCAGACAATACGGCAGCATGGAACACGATGCGTCGTTCGCCGATCGCCTGACGCAGTTGCGAGCGAAAGCTGAGGAACTCATGGAAAAGTTCGTGATCGAGGACGTCCTGCTGCCGCTGGGCCAGGCGATTTCCGCTTCGTAGGCGGGTGAACGATTTCGCAGGCTGAATTTACAGACATCGCAGGTGCGGCGCGGTCACGCTGAGCTGTGTAGTCAGCCGATTCCAACCGCGCCATCGGCGCTATTGAAACGTCGTCGGCTTTGGCTCATCAGCCATGCGAAACGAAGGAGCGTCATCCAGTTCCGACGTGATGTGCAGCATCTCCGGGGCAGGCTGAACGGTCGCGTCGCGAATCAGCCCCGCATCGTGCAGGCACACGTAGGACAGAAACACCAACAGTCCGAGTGCCAGACCGTTTGGCCACGCTTCCGGGCCAAAGAACTTCAGTGCGCTGCCGGCGGAGTTCTTGAGTTTCACGCGAACTCCATCCCACTGGACGCTATACATTTCGTCCAGAATCAGGTGCGACAGGAACCCGATTCCCACGCCGACGCCCATCAGCAATCGCACTCGACGGTCTTCACTGTGGTAAAACAGGTAGGTCAGTTCCCCTGCGATCAGCAGCGCGGGAATGCTGTGAAACATGCCTCGATGGACGGTCAGCTTCGACAAAATCGCGGCTCCGCCATAGCGAACGCCGCCATAGAGCAGCAATGCGAACAGCATCTGTCTGTCGCCGGAAACGCCCAGAGTACTCGTGTGCTGCAGCAACAACAGCGGAGCAAAGGCCGCAGTGACTCCGAAAAGTTCTCGAATCGGTCGTCCGGTTTCGGAATCCAGATCGGGCAGCATTCCGGCAACCCATGTCAGGATCGCGGCGATGGCGGCCTGAACGGCGGTGAAGCCAAGCAGGAAGATGGCTGCGAAGGCATATCCGATGCCCAGCATTCCGCTGACGCTGACATGTTCTCGATAGCCAGCCAAGTTGACGCGATCCTTCGCGAAAATCGTAGGTTTTGGGAACGAGGCGACACCGCGTCGGCGCCCGGACACACAGCCAGGAACGGCTCTGCGCATCCTTGCCGGCTCAGGCGCTCTGACGCTCGAAAACTCCGCTGCCCGGCTGGCCTCGCACCGGGCGGTACCAATTCCAGTCGCCGGCAGTATCGTCCTGGCGAGACTCAGCTACACTCAGCGTTCTCTCACAGGAATGCGGACGGACTGCGGGAGAGTGTAATTCAGGGGCTTTCCGGCGGATAGAGCGACCGCCGGCCGGACAGAACTCATGGCGACGCCGGATCGCTATAACTTCGACGTCGTGGTCGTCGGTGCCGGGCATGCCGGCACCGAAGCGGCTTTGGCGGCTGCGCGGCTGGGAGCCAGCACGGCTCTGCTGACCATGAGCTGTGACACTGTCGGCCAGATGAGCTGCAACCCGGCCATCGGCGGCGTCGCGAAGGGTCAGATCGTCCGCGAAATCGATGCGCTGGGCGGCGAAATGGGCCGCGTGATCGACGAAACCGGCATCCAGTTCCGCATGCTGAACAGCGGCAAGGGGCCGGCGATGCGAAGCCCGCGAGCTCAGGCCGACAAGAAAGCCTATCAATTCGCGATGAAGCTGCGCGTGGAACAGCAGGCGAACCTGAGCCTCCGTCAGGAACTCGTTGAGGGCATTGAAACTGCAGACGGCCGCGTCACCGGTGTTCACGTCGCAGGATCCGGCGTCTACCGCGCGAAGGCTGTGATTCTGACGACCGGCACCTTTCTGAAGGCCGTGATGCACACCGGCGAATCGAAAAGCGAAGGCGGCCGCGCGGGAGAAAAGGCGGCTCACGGAATCTCCGGCGCGCTGACGAACCTGGGATTCGAACTGCAGCGATTCAAGACGGGAACGCCCGCTCGAATCAACGGAAGGACGATCGACTTCTCGCGGTGCGAAGTTCAGCCGGGAGACAACAGTCCACAGCCGTTTTCATTTCTCACCGAGCGAATCGAACAGCCGCAGATGGACTGTCACTTGACGGTGACAACGCCTGAAGTGCATGCCGTGATTCGAGCAAGCCTGCACCGGGCTCCGATGTACACCGGCCAGATCGAATCAACCGGTCCGCGGTATTGTCCGTCGATCGAAGACAAGGTCGTCAGGTTCGCGGACAAGACGTCTCACCAGATCTTTCTGGAACCGGAAGGCCGCAACACTCTGGAATACTACTGCAACGGCATTTCCACCAGCCTGCCGCGAGACGTGCAGGATCACATGATTCACCTGATTCCGGGATTGGAAAACGCGGACATCATGCGATTTGGCTACGCCGTGGAATACGACTTCGCTCCGCCGACGCAGCTTCGCGCCACGATGGAAACGCGGCGAATTGAAGGGCTGTACTTCGCCGGACAGATCAACGGCACAACGGGCTATGAAGAAGCGGCAGGGCAGGGACTGCTGGCGGGAATCAATGCCGCACGGAAAATCGCCGGGCAGCCGGAATTTGTGCTGGAACGCAGCCAGGCGTATCTTGGCGTGCTGATCGACGACCTCGTCACTAAAGGCGTCGACGAACCCTACCGAATGTTCACTTCTCGGGCGGAGTATCGGCTTCTGCTGCGCCAGGATAACGCCGACCGTCGACTGACTCCGCTGGGAATCCGACTGGGAACCGTCACCGCCGATCGCCGCCGTCAGTTTGAAGAATACGAACAGCAGCTCCAGCGAGCCACAACGGCAATCCGCAGTCAGCGCCATCAGGGAAGCACTCTGGAAGAATGGCTGCGGAGACCGGAGGTGACGTGGCAGCAACTGGAAGAAATGCAGCCAACACTTCGCAGCCTGAACATCTGCGATCGCGCAAAAGCGCAGGTCGAAATTGAGACGCAATACGCCGGCTACATTCGACGGCAGGAATCTGACATCGTTCGAATGTCCAGGGTCGACAACGTCCGAATTCCGGACACGTTCGACTATGCAGCGGTACCGCAACTGCGTCACGAAGCCAGGGAAAAGCTGGGTCGCCTGAAGCCGACGACGGTCGGACAGGCCAGCCGGGTCAGCGGAATCACACCAGCAGACATTGCCGTGCTGATGATCTACCTGAAGCCCTCCACAACGGCGTGACCGTCGCCGTGTCGATCCGCGAGGCAATGCCCTGTGCCAACGCATGATCCGGGTGACCGACGACCTGGCGCGGTCGGATTTCCAGGATTTCCGTGTCAAAGTTTCGGTATCTTTTGCAGACTTGCTAAGAAGGGCAATATACGATGTCCAACTGCCGTTGACCGTCTTACCCGATTAGATACAATCGGTCGTGTTGAGGAATGGCAGAGCCGGGGGAACCGTCGACGGCAAGCCGGTTTGGCGAGCTTCGATGGTTTGAAGGCAAAAACTGCAATGGCGCTGTGTTTGCCCAGGGTGTTTGGGCCATTCAGCGCCCGGAAACCCGGTTTCTCTGATTCCGTCGACACACGGACGGTGTCCGACGCGGTCGGACGATGAAACGCTGCCTGACGGCAGATCATCGCTCTTCACAGAATGGATGTGTGACGCATGAAAACAGTCTTTACGACGGGTGAAGCTGCCAAGATCTGTAAGGTCAGCCAGCAAACCATCATCCGCTGCTTTGATTCCGGTCAGCTAAAGGGATTTCGAGTCCCCGGTTCCCGATTCCGCCGAATTCCGCGGGATGTCCTTTACAAGTTCATGAAGGACAACGGCATTCCGACGGACGCTCTGGAAAGCGGTAAACGAAAAGCCCTGATCGTCGACGACGACGAGCAGCTTGTGGAACTGATCACGGACGCTCTGGAGGCCGATGGCCGCTTCGAAGTACGAACGGCGAACAACGGCTTCGACGCAGGAATGATGGTTAAGGAGTACCATCCCGATATCATCGTTCTTGACGTGATGCTTCCTGACATCAACGGCAAGGAAGTCTGCCAGCGAGTCCGAAGTGATCCGGCACTGGATGACGTCCGAATCATCTGCATCAGCGGAATGGTGGAACAGGACAAGATCCAGGATCTGCGGGATTCCGGAGCCGATCAATTCCTGCAGAAGCCATTCGAAGTCGATCAGTTGATTGACCGCATCTGCCGTTTGCTGGATATCGAACAACTGGCGACGTAGTCCTCGAGCGGGGGACGTCGTTGCAACGCGGCGACTCGTCGCCGCTTTTCTTTTCACGGAAATCGGCAAGATTCGAACGAATCGAACGCGATACTGAACGGTCGCACTCCAAGACATCGCCGGTTCCTGGCCGGGGGATCAATGGTCGGTGTTCCGGTCGTCCGGAAAGCGGGTCACAACCACGCATGTCGCTCTGATTCATGAACAACAGCGGTTACTTTCGAGTGACCGCTGTTTTTGTTTCGATACGGCCAGCATGACAGAAAACTCTTCCGAGCATGACACCGTTGACGACTGGACAGACGACATTCTTCGGGCGATTGTCGGGCAACCGTCCCCGGAGGATTCGGCCATGGCTTGTGCAGCAGCCTGGCTGACATGTGCTCGCGCCGAATCCGCCGCCGTGATTGTGTTTCTCAGCGAAACCGAATGCATCGTGGCTCACGGTTTTCGCGACGACAGCCACGAAATCGAAGTGTCCGTTGGCCAGGAGCGAAAGTCCGTTCTGTCGCTTCTGGATGACCATTCCATCCTGGCACTTGCATCGCGCGTGGGAATCGACCGCCCGGATTTTCTGCTGCGGATGCCCGATCGGCTTGCGGCCGTCGCTGTCAGTTTTTCGGGAAACGAATCTGATTCGAACCAGGACGAGCTGACTGCGCTGGTCACGTCGGTCACGCAGCGCATTCTGGCCAGCACGACGCAGCGACAGTGTCTGTTCGCGGAACCGCGACACATGGAGGCGATGGCGGAATTCAGCGCCGGGGCCGGGCATGAGATCAACAATCCGCTGGGCAGCATCATCGGACAGACTCAACTGCTGCTCAAAAAAACTGACGGGGCCGACTACCGCGAAGCGCTGGAAACGATCGGAGCCCAGGCATGGCGAATTCGAGACATGATCGGCGACAGCATGCTGTTCGCTCGTCCGCCGGTACCACAATTCCAGCGCAGTGATGTCTGTGAGATCGTGAAGGAAGCCAGCGATCAGGTCAGGACAAACCATGGTCTGCAGGACGGTGAACTACGGCTGGAGCTTCCGGCATCGCCCATCATGGCGAACGTCGACGTTCATCAGGTTTCCGTGCTGACTTCGCATCTGCTGCGCAATTCGGTTGTCGCAACCGAGGGTGTCGAACCCGGACGCCGGATCACGGTAGCGCTGAATTCGGGTGACCAGCATGCATTCCGTCTGACCGTGGACGACAACGGTTCAGGAGTCACCGACGACAAGACCCGCCGGCATTTGTTCGATCCGTTTTACTCGGGCCGCCAGGCGGGGCGAGGATTGGGGTTCGGCTTGTGTCTTTGCTGGCAGATTGTTCGCCGCCACCACGGATTGCTGCTGCAACAGAACCTTGAACGGCAGGGTTGCCGATTCCTTGCGGGAATCCCTCTGTCGTCACGATAATCGACCGGCGCGGCGGTGTCACTTTTTTCGGTGCCGGCCGGCAACTCGGCTGATGAAAGACCGTTGGTTCGCGTTCCGCTGTTTGCTAGGATAAATGCGTTCAGTTGTGGTGCGATACCACTTGCGATTCCCTCCGCTTTGCACCTGCCTTCCGCTGCTTCAGAGCATTTCCGGCCGCTTTCGGTAACGACCTGATGGCCCCCATCCGCTGCATCCGATGTCGCCGATCGTCAGCCTGCATCGTCTTCCTTGCGACGGCGACGCTGCTGACGGGCACGACCGTGCTGGCCGGCGACGCCACTGATTCCGTCAGCTTCGCCAACGACGTCGTGCCGGTCCTGACCAAGGCCGGCTGCAATGCCGGGATCTGTCATGCCAAAGCCGGCGGCGGACAGAACGGGTTTCAGCTTTCTCTGCTGGGTTTCGAGCCGCGGGAAGACTATGACAGTCTGGTCAAGGAAGGCCGCGGCCGCCGCCTGTTTCCGGCCGATCCGAAGCGTAGTCTGGTTCTGCAAAAAGCGTCAGGCAGTACGCCGCATGGCGGTGGTTCGCGACTGCCGAAAGACTCCGCGGGTTATCAGCAGATTCTGAAATGGATCGAACATGGCGCGCCGTTCGATACGACGGCTCCGGTGGAACTCAGCTCCGTTCAGGTGGAACCGGCGCGCGGCGTCGTTGCGATGAACAGCCGGCAGCAGTTGCGTTCCACCGCGACATATTCCGACGGCAGTATTCGTGACATCACTGATCTGGCGCTGTACGAATCCAATGACGAAGCGATGGCTGAGGTTTCCGAATCCGGCCTGGTCACCGTCAGCGATATTCCCGGCAGAGTATCGGTGATGCTGCGTTATCAGGGGAAAACGGCCGTCTTCAGCGCCGCAGTTCCGCTCGGAGCTGCCGTTGACGACCTGCCTTCCGAAGCCAGCTTCATAGACGAACACGTTTTTGCGAATCTGAAGCAGATCGGCATTCCGACATCACCCGTCTGCGACGACGCGACGTTTCTGCGCCGCGTGACGCTTGATATCGCCGGACGGCTGCCGACGCTGGACGAAACGACCCAGTTCCTGGCCAGCTCCGACGCTGACAAGCGCGAACAGTTGGTCGACGCGCTGCTGCGCAGTCCGGGCTATGCGGACTACTTCGCCAACAAATGGACGTCGCTGCTGAAGAATCGACGCGACGACGCCAGCGACATTGTTTCCAACTTCGCGTTTCACGCGTGGATTCGAGACAGTCTGCTGGCAAATGTTCCCTACGACCAGATGGTGCGGCAACTGCTTGCCGCGACCGGAACCGTCGTCGGCAATCCTCCGGTGGCGTGGTACAAGCGAGTCAAAGAACCGAAGCAGCAGCTTGAAGACGTCGCTCAGTTGTTTCTGGGCGTCCGCATGCAGTGTGCTCAGTGCCATCATCATCCGTTCGAACGCTGGAGCCAGGACGATTACTACAGCTTCGCGGCGTTCTTCAGCCAGGTCGGACGCAAGCCCACGGATACGCGCGGCGAGGATCTGATCTTCCACAAGCGAGGCGTCGCGACCTCAAAGAACGTGAAGACGGGCGAAGACCTGTTGCCCGCAGCGTTTGGAGATGATGTCGGCACGATCGCTCCCGATGAAGACCCGCGACTGCGGCTGGCGGACTGGATGAGTTCCCCGGAAAACCCGTTCTTTGCGAAGGCACTCGTCAATCGTTACTGGAAGCACTTTTTCGGTCGCGGCCTGATTGAACCGGAAGATGACATTCGCGACACGAATCCGCCGTCAAACCCGGAACTGCTGGCGGCTCTGGAGCAGCACTTCATCAGCAGCGGCTTTGACCTGAAGGAACTGGTCCGCGTGATTGCCACGTCGAGTGCCTATCAGTTGAGTTCCGTGCCGAACGAACACAACCTGGTCGATCGACAGAACTACTCCCGCTTCTATCCGCGGCGCCTTCAGGCGGAAGTCCTGCTCGACGCGATCAACGACCTGACCGGTGCGACCACCAGCTTTCCCAACCTGCCTGCCGGCACGCGAGCCATCGCACTTCCGGACAACAGCTACAACAAAGCATCCGCGTTTCTGCAGGTCTTCGGTCGCCCGGACAGCCAAAGCGTCTGTGAATGCGAACGCGTGCAGTCGTCCAGCCTCGCTCAAAGCCTGCACCTGATCAATTCCTCCGAAATCAGAAACAAACTCGCGACGGCCGACGGACGAGCCGACCGACTCGCGAAAGGCGACCGTCCATCAGAAGAAAAGATCACGGAACTCTATCTGCTCGCGCTTTCGCGCCCGCCGCGTCCTGACGAACTTCAAACGGCGACAGACTATCTGAACGAACCCATCACCAACGCCGAAGGACAGCCGATCGATTCGGCTGCGGCGGCTAAGACGAATTTTCAGGATCTGATCTGGGCATTGATGAACACAAAGGAGTTCCTGTTCAACCACTGACTGAATTCCTGCGGCCCGCCCGCAATTGCCGGAACGTACACGTTTTGGGGCCGTGTCCTCAGAAATCTGATAAGCGAATACCAAACCGATGACTCGCAACCTTCTGACTGTTTTCTGCGCCGCGGCAATGCTGCATTCGCTGCTGCTTGTGCCGTGTGCATTCGGGCAGGCAGTTTGCCTGCCGGCTCCGCGGCTGCTGACTACGAAGCCAATGGGAGGACAGGCGGGATCCACCGTTAACGTCACGATTACCGGCGACAACCTTGAAGACGCGGACGAACTTCGGTTTTCGCACCCCGGCATCACGGCAACTGCCAGGCTGGATGAATCCGGCCAGCCGGTGCCCAGAGAGTACGTTGTTGCGATCGCTGATGACTGTCCGGCCGGTGTTCACGAAGCGCGCGTGATGACGAAACTGGGGCTTTCGTCGTCGCGGGTCTTCAGTGTAGGAGTGCTGCCGGAGACCGCTCAGGCCGGACCGAACACGTCCGTTGAAACCGCGATGCCACTGGAAGCCGGTGTCCTCTGCAATGCCGCCATGACCAGCCGTTCCGTCGATCACTACTCGTTCGCAGCGTCGGCGGGTCAGAGAATTGTCGTGGATTGCGCCGCGAAGGGCATTGACTCAAAGCTGCAGCCGGTGCTGATTCTGGCCGACGCAAACGGCAACGACCTGCTGGCCGAACGCCGTGGCGGCGTGCTGGACTTCACCGCTCCCGACGACGCCACTTACATCGTGAAGGTTCACGACCTGACGTTCAACGGCGGGCCGGAATACTTCTATCGTCTCGTCATTCGAACCGCGGCGGAAGGCGATTTCGTCAGCCGGCTGCCTTCGACGGCCGCGGTGAATTCCTTTTCCTGGCCGCCGACCGGGCTGACGGATGACGCAGTGATCGGCGAAGCGGAGCCCAATAACGTCGGCGGCGACGCTCAAGCGATTTCGCTGCCGTGCGACATCACAGGCAGCTTCTTTCCCGCAGCGGACGTCGATGTCTTTGAATTCAATGCTACAAAGGGCGACGTCTGGTGGGTGGAAGTGGCCTCGGAGCGGCTGGGGCGCAACACCGATCCGTCTATCGTGGTCCAGCACGTCGGCGAAGATGAGACCGGCGAAAAGCTGACTGACATTGCGGAACTGACAGACATTCCCAGTCCGGTCAAAGTGTCCAGCAACGGCTATGCGTATGACGGTCCGCCATACAACGCCGGGTCGTCCGACATCATCGCGAAAGTCGAAATCCCGCAGGATGGACGTTACCGCCTGCAGCTCACGGATTTGTTCGGCGGAACTCGCAGTGATCCCGGCAATGTGTATCGGCTGATCATTCGACGTGCGGCGCCCGACTTCGCGCTGGTTGCGTGGGCAATGCACATGGAACTGCGAAACGGTGACCGCAACGCACTTTCGAAACCTCTGGCGCTGCGTAACGGAGCGACGATGCCGCTGGAAGTTGTCGTGGTGCGCCGTGACGGGTTCGATGGTGAGATTGAACTTGCGATGGAGAACCTTCCCGACGGTGTCACGGCGACGGGTTTGAGGATCCCGGCAGGCCAGTCGCGCGGCATCATGCTGCTGACCGCCGATCAGAATGCGCCGCGCGGTCTGACCAGCGCGTCGTTTTTCGGACGTGCGACCATCGCCGGAGAAGTCGTGACTCGCCCCTGCCGGCTGACATCGATGGCATGGCCGGTTCCGGATTCGTGGAGCGAAATTCCCAGTCCCCGACTGCTGGCCGACGTTCCGGTGTCGGTCAGCGGGACGGAGTTCGCTCCGATCTCGATCGCGGCCGCTGATGGCAAAGTGTGGGAAGCAGCAGCCGGAACGAAACTTGCCATTCCGCTGGTTCACACGCGGCGCTGCGAGTTTTCGGGAGCGAACATCAGTCTGAAGACTTTCGGTCCGGGGTTTGAACGCAATCCCGCCTTCGATGCACCGCTGACTGCGGACGCATCGCAGGTCGAGTTTGACCTTGCCGCTCTGAAGACTCCGCCCGGCGAATATGTTGTCGCCTTTTATGGCAGCGCCGTGGCAAAATACCGTGCTCAGCCGGACGCCGAACCGAAGGACATCGTTGACATCGTTGTGTCGGCACCCATCAAAATCCGGATCACATCGCCAGAGGAAGAGGGCCAGAAATGAATCATCCGTTTAACGCGTCATCAAATCGCTGCTGCCCGGGGCCGAACAGTCGTCGCGGGTTCATGAGAATGGGGCTTGCCGGCTTCGCGTCGCTGAGTCTGCCGGGAATGCTGCGGCTGCGAGCGGAAAGTCCGGCTGCGACCGACCGCGAAAAAACAGCCGTGATTATGGTCTGGAAGCCGGGCGGCTGCTCACACATCGATACGTACGACCCCAAGCCGAACGCGGGCAGCGAATACCGCGGCCCGTTTGACATCATTCCGACCAAAGTGCCGGGAATGCACTTCACGGAACTGCTGCCGCTGCAGGCCAAAATCGCTGACAAGTTCACGGTCCTGAGATCCATGCGCCAGACAGCCGGCGGTCACCCGGCCGGTTCCATGCAGATGCTGTCCGGCGACCCCGATACACGCGACAAGCCCAAACCGAAACTTCCGGACTGGATGTCGGTGACCAACTATCTGCGATCGCAGGCAGGGCCTCGAACCAATCCGCTGCCGCTGTATGTCGGCGTTGATCCTCCGACCGAATACAACGGACCGGCGTATCTGGGAGAAGCCTACTCCCCGTTTGCCGTGACGGGTGATCCCAACCAGCCGAACTTCAGTGTGCCGAACATCGGGCTGTCGGACCAGAATGAAGTCCGTCACCTGTCGCGGCGTTCGTCGCTGCGGCAGAACCTGGACACTCTGGAACGCGCCTTCGACCAGGCTCGTGAACTTCAGGCACTCGACGAATTCGAATCTCAGGCGATGACGCTGTTGACGAATCCGAAAACAAAGGAAGCATTCGATCTGACAAAGGAAGACGATCGGACGCGCGACCGCTACGGCCGCAATACCTGGGGACAGCAACTGCTGCTGGCTCGACGACTGGTCGAAGCCGGAGTCGAAGTTTTGACAAGCAGCCTGCGCGGTCCGCTGTGTGGTCGAGTTCAGAACTGGGACGATCACGCCGTCAATCACCACATCTTTGACGCCTTCGGTTTCGAGCACAGGCCTACGACCAGGCGGTTTCGGCACTGATCGAAGACATCTACGAACGCGGTCTGGACAAACGCGTGCTGGTTGTCGTCACGGGAGAATTCGGCAGAACGCCAAAGATCGAACATCAGCCGAGCACCGGTGCGGGCAACGCGAGTGCTCCTGCCGGTACGAAGCAGCCCGGCCGCGACCACTGGCCGCGCGCGTTTTCCAACATCTGGGCCGGCGGAGGCATCGAACCGGGCCGCTGTCTGGGAGCCACTGACAAGCGCGGCGAGGATGTTGTGGAACACATCTGCAGTGCCGGTGATTTTCTCGCGACGATCTACCATCACCTGGGGATTGATTCGTCCAGAGTCTTCATTCGGGACTTCAACGGCCGACCAACGCCCATCGTCGATCACGGCAGACCGATTCCGGACTCATCGGCTGATTTCCCGGTACGCAACAACTTCTGAAGTCCTGTCAGACAAGTCGAATCCATGACGCATCCAGCCTCTGCACGCCATTCGTTTCTGATCACCGCATTCGTCGCTGCCAGCGCCGCGGTGTTTGTCAGTGAAAATCTGCAGGCTCAGACCGGTGATCAAAGTCGTCCACTGATGGCCTATGTCGGAACGTTCAGCGCGCCGCTGAAAGACACTCTTCCGACGCAGGTGGACCTGCCGCCGGGAAACGGACGCGGCATTCATCTGTTTCAAGTCAATCGCACGACGGGAGCTCTGACGGCGGCCGGAATTGTCGAAATGGGCACCAGTCCCAGCTGTCTGGCACTGAACAAAGCGGGTGACCGCATCTATTCCGCCAATGAAACC is a window of Planctomycetaceae bacterium DNA encoding:
- a CDS encoding metal-dependent hydrolase, with protein sequence MAGYREHVSVSGMLGIGYAFAAIFLLGFTAVQAAIAAILTWVAGMLPDLDSETGRPIRELFGVTAAFAPLLLLQHTSTLGVSGDRQMLFALLLYGGVRYGGAAILSKLTVHRGMFHSIPALLIAGELTYLFYHSEDRRVRLLMGVGVGIGFLSHLILDEMYSVQWDGVRVKLKNSAGSALKFFGPEAWPNGLALGLLVFLSYVCLHDAGLIRDATVQPAPEMLHITSELDDAPSFRMADEPKPTTFQ
- the mnmG gene encoding tRNA uridine-5-carboxymethylaminomethyl(34) synthesis enzyme MnmG — translated: MATPDRYNFDVVVVGAGHAGTEAALAAARLGASTALLTMSCDTVGQMSCNPAIGGVAKGQIVREIDALGGEMGRVIDETGIQFRMLNSGKGPAMRSPRAQADKKAYQFAMKLRVEQQANLSLRQELVEGIETADGRVTGVHVAGSGVYRAKAVILTTGTFLKAVMHTGESKSEGGRAGEKAAHGISGALTNLGFELQRFKTGTPARINGRTIDFSRCEVQPGDNSPQPFSFLTERIEQPQMDCHLTVTTPEVHAVIRASLHRAPMYTGQIESTGPRYCPSIEDKVVRFADKTSHQIFLEPEGRNTLEYYCNGISTSLPRDVQDHMIHLIPGLENADIMRFGYAVEYDFAPPTQLRATMETRRIEGLYFAGQINGTTGYEEAAGQGLLAGINAARKIAGQPEFVLERSQAYLGVLIDDLVTKGVDEPYRMFTSRAEYRLLLRQDNADRRLTPLGIRLGTVTADRRRQFEEYEQQLQRATTAIRSQRHQGSTLEEWLRRPEVTWQQLEEMQPTLRSLNICDRAKAQVEIETQYAGYIRRQESDIVRMSRVDNVRIPDTFDYAAVPQLRHEAREKLGRLKPTTVGQASRVSGITPADIAVLMIYLKPSTTA
- a CDS encoding response regulator; this encodes MKTVFTTGEAAKICKVSQQTIIRCFDSGQLKGFRVPGSRFRRIPRDVLYKFMKDNGIPTDALESGKRKALIVDDDEQLVELITDALEADGRFEVRTANNGFDAGMMVKEYHPDIIVLDVMLPDINGKEVCQRVRSDPALDDVRIICISGMVEQDKIQDLRDSGADQFLQKPFEVDQLIDRICRLLDIEQLAT
- a CDS encoding HAMP domain-containing sensor histidine kinase, whose product is MACAAAWLTCARAESAAVIVFLSETECIVAHGFRDDSHEIEVSVGQERKSVLSLLDDHSILALASRVGIDRPDFLLRMPDRLAAVAVSFSGNESDSNQDELTALVTSVTQRILASTTQRQCLFAEPRHMEAMAEFSAGAGHEINNPLGSIIGQTQLLLKKTDGADYREALETIGAQAWRIRDMIGDSMLFARPPVPQFQRSDVCEIVKEASDQVRTNHGLQDGELRLELPASPIMANVDVHQVSVLTSHLLRNSVVATEGVEPGRRITVALNSGDQHAFRLTVDDNGSGVTDDKTRRHLFDPFYSGRQAGRGLGFGLCLCWQIVRRHHGLLLQQNLERQGCRFLAGIPLSSR
- a CDS encoding DUF1553 domain-containing protein, with the protein product MAPIRCIRCRRSSACIVFLATATLLTGTTVLAGDATDSVSFANDVVPVLTKAGCNAGICHAKAGGGQNGFQLSLLGFEPREDYDSLVKEGRGRRLFPADPKRSLVLQKASGSTPHGGGSRLPKDSAGYQQILKWIEHGAPFDTTAPVELSSVQVEPARGVVAMNSRQQLRSTATYSDGSIRDITDLALYESNDEAMAEVSESGLVTVSDIPGRVSVMLRYQGKTAVFSAAVPLGAAVDDLPSEASFIDEHVFANLKQIGIPTSPVCDDATFLRRVTLDIAGRLPTLDETTQFLASSDADKREQLVDALLRSPGYADYFANKWTSLLKNRRDDASDIVSNFAFHAWIRDSLLANVPYDQMVRQLLAATGTVVGNPPVAWYKRVKEPKQQLEDVAQLFLGVRMQCAQCHHHPFERWSQDDYYSFAAFFSQVGRKPTDTRGEDLIFHKRGVATSKNVKTGEDLLPAAFGDDVGTIAPDEDPRLRLADWMSSPENPFFAKALVNRYWKHFFGRGLIEPEDDIRDTNPPSNPELLAALEQHFISSGFDLKELVRVIATSSAYQLSSVPNEHNLVDRQNYSRFYPRRLQAEVLLDAINDLTGATTSFPNLPAGTRAIALPDNSYNKASAFLQVFGRPDSQSVCECERVQSSSLAQSLHLINSSEIRNKLATADGRADRLAKGDRPSEEKITELYLLALSRPPRPDELQTATDYLNEPITNAEGQPIDSAAAAKTNFQDLIWALMNTKEFLFNH
- a CDS encoding PPC domain-containing protein; its protein translation is MTRNLLTVFCAAAMLHSLLLVPCAFGQAVCLPAPRLLTTKPMGGQAGSTVNVTITGDNLEDADELRFSHPGITATARLDESGQPVPREYVVAIADDCPAGVHEARVMTKLGLSSSRVFSVGVLPETAQAGPNTSVETAMPLEAGVLCNAAMTSRSVDHYSFAASAGQRIVVDCAAKGIDSKLQPVLILADANGNDLLAERRGGVLDFTAPDDATYIVKVHDLTFNGGPEYFYRLVIRTAAEGDFVSRLPSTAAVNSFSWPPTGLTDDAVIGEAEPNNVGGDAQAISLPCDITGSFFPAADVDVFEFNATKGDVWWVEVASERLGRNTDPSIVVQHVGEDETGEKLTDIAELTDIPSPVKVSSNGYAYDGPPYNAGSSDIIAKVEIPQDGRYRLQLTDLFGGTRSDPGNVYRLIIRRAAPDFALVAWAMHMELRNGDRNALSKPLALRNGATMPLEVVVVRRDGFDGEIELAMENLPDGVTATGLRIPAGQSRGIMLLTADQNAPRGLTSASFFGRATIAGEVVTRPCRLTSMAWPVPDSWSEIPSPRLLADVPVSVSGTEFAPISIAAADGKVWEAAAGTKLAIPLVHTRRCEFSGANISLKTFGPGFERNPAFDAPLTADASQVEFDLAALKTPPGEYVVAFYGSAVAKYRAQPDAEPKDIVDIVVSAPIKIRITSPEEEGQK
- a CDS encoding DUF1501 domain-containing protein translates to MNHPFNASSNRCCPGPNSRRGFMRMGLAGFASLSLPGMLRLRAESPAATDREKTAVIMVWKPGGCSHIDTYDPKPNAGSEYRGPFDIIPTKVPGMHFTELLPLQAKIADKFTVLRSMRQTAGGHPAGSMQMLSGDPDTRDKPKPKLPDWMSVTNYLRSQAGPRTNPLPLYVGVDPPTEYNGPAYLGEAYSPFAVTGDPNQPNFSVPNIGLSDQNEVRHLSRRSSLRQNLDTLERAFDQARELQALDEFESQAMTLLTNPKTKEAFDLTKEDDRTRDRYGRNTWGQQLLLARRLVEAGVEVLTSSLRGPLCGRVQNWDDHAVNHHIFDAFGFEHRPTTRRFRH
- a CDS encoding DUF1501 domain-containing protein; amino-acid sequence: MDKRVLVVVTGEFGRTPKIEHQPSTGAGNASAPAGTKQPGRDHWPRAFSNIWAGGGIEPGRCLGATDKRGEDVVEHICSAGDFLATIYHHLGIDSSRVFIRDFNGRPTPIVDHGRPIPDSSADFPVRNNF